In the Xyrauchen texanus isolate HMW12.3.18 chromosome 47, RBS_HiC_50CHRs, whole genome shotgun sequence genome, acgaagacttttaaaagaatatttcagctctgttggtccataaaatggaAGTTAAATATGTGAcaaaaactttgaagttccaaaaaggacataaaggcagcataaaagtaatccaggctcCAGTGTATGATAGgcgtgggagagaaacagatcgaCATTTGATcaacctatttttattttttattttctggctaaaaatctccactttcactttcactttcacattcttcttcttttctttttggctATTCACATCTTGACACAAATCGCCACCTAATGGGCTGAAAGGAGAATCTCACATAAAATTCCTTTATCCGAAATTGGTATATGTTGATcgaaatttaaaacactgcccccagaggcTAAAGTGGTAAGTGTTTTAGAACATAAAAACAAGTGTGACATCCGTTTATATCCTGGAGAGGTcaccagaagccagttgtaaagAGCATTGTTGTCAGCTGTACAGGGTGCAAACaatgaagagaaatgcttattttatttaacctaCCCCCCAACCAAAACACAaatctaaccattagtggagaCTAAATGAAATGTCAGGGATAAAAATGCAAACTTCTTATCATGCTCATTGTTTATACAAACGCAAATACTTGTTTGAATGGGGAATGATCTGCGGTCTCCCGTGCAACTGACACAAGATGCTACCAGTCAAGCCACAAGGTATACTAACTGTTGTGGAGCCGTTGAaaatatgtctgatgggagacagggcatgtcagtgagtcggcatactgttgcGGATCTTATGATACTGGAATTTTCGGAAACAGCATGCTGACTTACCGTGAGATTATgttggagaatttatagtaaaaaggacttcaatattgatcttcttctcacacacacctatcatattgcttcagaatacatggattaaacaactgaagtcgtatggattacttttatgatgcctttatgtcctttttggagattcaaagatctggccaccattcacttgtattgtatggacctacagagctgagatattcttctaaaaatatttgtttgtgttctgttgaagaaagaaagtcatacacatctgggatggcatgagggtgtgatgagatcatttacatttttgtttgaactatccttttaattttCCAGTTAGGAAAATTGACAGCATTCTAACAACAAGTAATTTTGCTCAATTCTGTGTAATCTTTCTTGTTATTAGGAAATTGAAGAGTTGATGGCACAGATTTATGGATCTGTGGCTAAGGTAGATGTGGCCTTCTCTTTGCCTGACCTGGCCAGCGCCCTCAAACAGATCCAGGTTCAATATGACAACATCGCTGCCCAAAACCTGCAGGTACCTACACAAGCCACAAATACGCCTGACTATCCCTTGTATTTACCTTCAATGCTTACCTGCGCTAATGTGTGCTTATGTTTTTTCCACCTGGTGTTCACTAGGAGATGGATGCCTGGTACAAAACAAAGTTCCAAGATCTAAACCAAGTAACATCACGGCATGTGGAAACAAAAAGGAGCGTCAGACAAGAAATCACCGGTTTCAAGAAAGATGTGTGGGAAATATTTGACCTTTCCTATACTTCATATAACAGTTACTCCTTCGACCAGTATGGccttatatttgtgtgtttgaatgtgttggCAGATTCAGAATAAGCAGAGAGAGCTGGATGCTCTTAACACCAGGAATGAGGCACTGATGCTACAGATCCAGGAAGCCCAGGAGAAATACaagaaagaggaggaggagctAAAGGTGAGGACACACCCTTAAATATGGAATGTCAGAAGCAAACCTATAAACTAAGCATTACTATTGCTCAAActtagggatttgaacaaccaCTAACCCTAAGTATTTAACTTTGAGCCTGTAAACAACCATCACAAAAATACCCTCGCAACCACCTTCCAATGCCAtatcaaccatccagaacacaagCAACCTTATAGCAATGGGCTAAAATTATTTaggacaccttagcaactgcaaaaCAACACCCTGGGAACTGTGACAAAAGCATTGTGGTGGTAAGTTTAAAAGGGCAAGATCCATtagaaataaagttatttttcagctCTTATTAAATCATGTGTTATAGGCTCGTATAGAAGCACTGAAGGAGGATCTGAAGTCTATTAAGGGCAAGATTGCACTGTTGCTGAGAGAATATCAGGATCTGCTCAATGTGAAGATGGCACTGGAGATTGAAATCACCACATACAGGTACTGTAATACCGCCATTAGACCagaacacatgtacacacacagaaCAAATGGACTGGAAACATTTATAAACCTCCATTTATTTGGGCTTTAGCATTGCGAACAAGATGCATTATTAAGTGTTagatattgaaaaataaatatgatacaCATCCTGGTTTGGTGAATTATGCCAGAGCCATGGAGAAATATATAGAAAGGAACAtttaatatacaccgatcagccacaacattaaaaccacctgcctaatattgtgtaggtccccctcgtgccgccataacagcaccaacccgctATTCTGCgacgatattcttctcaccacaattgtacagcgtggttatctgagttatcgtagactttgtcagttcaaaccaatctggccattctctgttgacctctctcatcaacaaggtgtttctatccacagaactgccactcgctggatgttttttgtttttggcaccattctgagtaaattctagagactgttgtgcattaaaatcccaggagatcagcagttacagaaatattcaaaccagcctgtctagcaccaacaatcatgccacagtccaaataactgagatcaaatttttccccaatctgatggttgatgtgaacattaactgaagctcctgacccgtatttgcatgattttatgcacttcactgctgccacacaattggctgattagataatcgcatggatgattgttggtgccagactgatCGGTGTATGTCTACAAGCTAATTTCGAACATTTAGCTCAAGCTCAATAGGTATTTAGCATCATGAGGAAAATAAATTCTGTGAGGTGTATCCAAACTTGTGTTCACTTCtatgttatttgtcaactactCCGTATGTACATGCATTCTTCCATAGGAACTGTAGTCTTTTAGCTGTTTTAAATGACTGCCTTCTTTGTGGTGTCAACAGGAAGTTGATTGAAGGAGAAGATAGCCGCTTGTCCACCATGGTCGGTGGTCTGTCTCTCATGAGCGGTACCATGATGAGGATGAGCACAGGTATGGTCAGCAGCACTTCTGGGTCTGTGTTCAGCTCAGCAGGTGCTGCAGCCACCCACAGTCAGGAGGTCAGTGGATCTGTGAGTGCTACTGCCTCAGAGAAGTTGGTCTCCTCCTCCAGCAGCTCAGAGAGCAAGATAGTCGACCACAACCATCATGAGTCTATGGAGGAGTTCACCCAAGAACAGGCCGTGGAGACAACGGAGAGAAAGACAGTCCTCATCAGgtacaaataaaaagtttttaccCCAATAATACACAAAAACTTCTCACAGTTTTACTGCAGTTGTGAAGACGGCCAACATGTGATCACCTGGGAAAGGTGTGTAGGTTAATTCTAGAGCTTAATTCCCATCTTTCGTTGGTTTTAGAACAGTTAAGACAGAAGAGGACATGATTCAGAGGGACACACAGGAACGGACCATCACCATCTCTGGCGCTGCGGACGAGAATGATTGAATGAAACCCTTTGAGCAATGAGGCCTTGACCCACATCTCCAAATCAAGCTCATTTCAGCCACTTAGCTAAATGTCTCTAGATTTCATCTTGCTGAAGTTCTCAGTCTCTGTATTTCCTATCAATGATTTGATGGAATACAGATGGTAGTATTTTAGATAACTTATTAGTTAAGGGTGCCATCAGTATTATTTCCCTTATTAACAAGTTGTACTCCTTAAGGAATtgttcatacaaaaataaaaatgctctcatcatttactcaccctcatgccatcccagatgtgtatgacttccttgcttctgctgaacacaaacaaagatatttagaagaacattgcagctctgttggtccattcaatgcaagacagtgaatggtggacagaactttgaagctcagaaaagcatataaaggcagcataaaagtaatccgacTCCAATAGTTAAAtccgtatcttcagaagcgatatgaaacAGATACATATACAAGTcctcttttttactataaattctcgtCCCTGCcctgtagatggcgatatgcacaaaaaatgcaaattgacaaaaacaatagaagaatgtggaaatgaaaataaaagtggacatttatagaaaacaaaaaggatttaaatattgatctgtttctcacccacaccttacatatcactttagaagacatggatttaaagtatggattacttttatgctgcctctatgtgctttttggagcttcaaagttctggacactattcacttgcattaaatggaccgacagaactgagatgttcttctaaaaatcttcctttgtgttctgctgaagaaagaaagtcatacacatctgggatggcttgagggtgagtaagtgatgagagaattttcaattttgggggaactatccctttaaagaatgagttgttattttgaaacatatatatataaaatcatgaaaattaacataagatgaagactctagtcatatcagtaaccttataaaagctgtgctattctacatggagagggtcccctcatggaggctgccatATTAGGATCACACAACCAGCCGAATATTACGTGCTTAacccaggccactaggtgtcagtataagtccgAAACATTATGCATACAaaattactgagtacacctttaagggGATTTTTCTGAAGGAGTTGTGGACCAGACCTCATGCCTCAGTGCTTTCAGAACCTGTGACAATAAACAAGCATTAACAAAAAACATGTCTCGCATCATTTACTACATTGTGCTTGAGTAAACTGATAAAACTGTGTGTAAGCCTTTaacatcctgtgtgtgtgtgtgtgtgtgtgtgtgtgtcatctgaTTCTACATCACTTCCAAAAAATAAACTTTGACTGCAACGCAGCAGTGTCCTAaggatttattaaaaatatttcagtAGTTATGTATACAGAATGCTTATGGCTCACCGAAGCTAGGCAATGCAGTTGGaacatattttgaattatttttcactacaaatatgaaacaaatgaaacagacaaaatgtttatataaaaattagtatattctaaaaaaaaaataagctttagtaaaattatgcatttaatcatgtccccggaccataataaggaatattcctaccatcggagcacttcaagcttgaagtaccatctgttttcagcaggggcagTAAGCagaactccagctgtataggcaacgtgcagcggcacagacaacaaaccacacacaggcttgcttgacactagcaTTCTTGCGTTGAAACAACTGGACGGAGTGCAATTCCGGATGCAGGGATCTCGaaacgtgtttttctaagtttcaaactacgtttaacttaaCAAAGCGACTTAAAAACCCTATGTTTATGATGACACACGACCAaagtgagacactttaaaagcgTCATCCATCCACCACCAGCCGCTTCTGATCATCAGTGCGATTTGGGGcctttggaaaacaatgagaaCTGGTCTGGTCTGTGAATGAGTGTCTGGTCTGTCTAACACTAATTTGTGATACATCAGAAACTAAGGGATTAAATATCAAGACATAAAATTATTTAGTAGTCATTTGAGGTCAAAGAAGTAATATAGCCccaataaaggaatattcctggttcgaGGCTTGTCCAGCTgcatcaacagcatttatggcataatgttgattgccacaaaaataatttgcctcttctttatttaaaaaagaaaaaaagggaacATAATCACAGTTTaagaaaggcacttacaatggaagtgaatagtctATAAACattaatacacattgtttcaaaacttGGTTTAGaaactattaaaggaatattctgggttcaatacaagttaagctcaatcgacagcatttttgtgaggcacttacaatgaaagtaaatggggccaatgtttggagagtttaaagacagaaatgtgaagcttataatattataaaagcactgacattaattcttctgttaaaactcaaacattattttagctgtaaaagttgtttaaatcataatttttagagtcgttttagggtttattgacattacaCTGTCATCAgtgctggattggtaatctgtcatacagggcattttcccagtgggccgatcaggtgtggaatggccatcgggagaaccgagcgggccggtggttcggccgcaataagcaacaatgagccgccacgttatgcagaatagGCCAGCGAACTtgtttgagcttaatttgtattgaacctggaatattcttttaacatgattttattgctgAAATCGGTTACCATCCTTATATCCAATGtcacaacttcattgccatgacaacggaATGTCGTAAAACTCTATAAGCacttttattacactaaaatcacataGAATTGAGAATTCACATCACACTATTGTAATGTTAACACATTtaatgttatacagtatatacttttgaaacagaatgtatttttatgctaatggactggccccattcacttcaatgtAAAAGCCGAACCGTGACCATgatttttaaatacacaagggaagaAATGAATGAGGAACATTAATGTTTGCAGGTTGTTTGTATATTCTGGGTGAGCTGAAGAAAAGCCTTTGAGTGTTTCTGTTAGTAGCCCTTCACTGTATCACATGTTTGTTGCACCAGTTCACCATATAATGCTACTGGGGAGTGGTGACCAGACTATTTAGGGAaaacagaaataatgcaaaaaaacaaaacactacacTTAAATAATACTTATACTAGTCTAAATGATGCACTGAGATACTTGCAATCAGCTAAACTACCTATGCAAACAATTCTAACCtatagtatataaaatataagtaatgtATAGttatctggtctttacagcaaaTAAACCAGACTGGTTGATCAGGAGGACCCCGATGCAAAGTGGCATATTAATTGGCTACTACTTACCAAAGACATAAATAAATGGCCTTGAAATACTTAATTGaacttaaattgttttattattttagaagAAAGAGATTGGAGAGTGATATGAGAGatatgaaactagcacagctatgtatGAAATCATTTGCTTGTGACaacagtcaattatacagtttagcagtCATTATAGAAATATATTTGTCCGCTGAATGctgcgattgaccaatcagagtcAAGTATTTCAGCGAGCCGTGTAATAATAAGGCATATACTGGTTGGGTCACTATAGTTCCATAAGGTTTATTATACAGGTTTGGTCACTACTCTTTTTACAGGATACACTTAAGCTCTCAAGACTTTCTATTTTAACAATAGTTAACCTGTCTGGTGTGTAAACAGACATCGCGCTACCTGGTGTCTCTGCCAATGTAGACACTAGCTGATGGTCTCTTTCTCAATAAAGTCTTTCAGCACTGTGAGAAGAGAATCCTGCTCAGCATTAGCTGTGTGGCACAGTCTTCCCATGCCGCTGTCACCCTCTTTCCCATTGGGTCAATAAGCTTCACCTCATTGTCTTCCTATAGGAGAGAGAAAACACGAGAGATAATGTCTCATCTAATGAGAGTTTTAAGAGTTGAATGACTCTTTCCAGTAACTAATTTTATAACTTTCATCATTATCTTGTTTAATGTTTGCAATAATTTGAGTTTTTCGCTTTACTGCTCAACTGTTATAACTGTTTCTGCAGAATGTTGTTTATAGGAGGTCACAAGGTCACTTGCCCGCAATATTTTCCATGATCCATATTCGCAGACAGACACCACTGCTCGTCGTTCTATTTCTGGTACAGttacatccatctatccatccatccatccatccatccatctgttttatctatccatccatcatctattcatccatcaatccatccatccattccttcCATCTattcatccttccatccatccattccatcAACCCATCCAACATCAA is a window encoding:
- the LOC127639073 gene encoding desmin-like isoform X1, yielding MSRSPERMSSYRRHFEGGISSSSTLQVRVSSPSPTRGPARHRSASYSRSGTLGRKTQSGTSRSRMTSSVSMGTLCLGMGWGAAGGALDLDAAAADNQAFLSTRTSERKEMVALNDRLAVYIEKVRSLEQSNKLLEAEIDAIKGQYVKPSGLRKLYEDQLRELMRIADQMKVQRDLAVAARVAMAGQLEILKVKYEEAVEARKKAELEIEAFRPDVDAATSARIALEKRLENLEVELEFLQRIHKKEIEELMAQIYGSVAKVDVAFSLPDLASALKQIQVQYDNIAAQNLQEMDAWYKTKFQDLNQVTSRHVETKRSVRQEITGFKKDIQNKQRELDALNTRNEALMLQIQEAQEKYKKEEEELKARIEALKEDLKSIKGKIALLLREYQDLLNVKMALEIEITTYRKLIEGEDSRLSTMVGGLSLMSGTMMRMSTGMVSSTSGSVFSSAGAAATHSQEVSGSVSATASEKLVSSSSSSESKIVDHNHHESMEEFTQEQAVETTERKTVLIRTVKTEEDMIQRDTQERTITISGAADEND
- the LOC127639073 gene encoding desmin-like isoform X2, whose protein sequence is MSRSPERMSSYRRHFEGGISSSSTLQVRVSSPSPTRGPARHRSASYSRSGTLGRKTQSGTSRSRMTSSVSMGTLCLGMGWGAAGGALDLDAAAADNQAFLSTRTSERKEMVALNDRLAVYIEKVRSLEQSNKLLEAEIDAIKGQYVKPSGLRKLYEDQLRELMRIADQMKVQRDLAVAARVAMAGQLEILKVKYEEAVEARKKAELEIEAFRPDVDAATSARIALEKRLENLEVELEFLQRIHKKEIEELMAQIYGSVAKVDVAFSLPDLASALKQIQVQYDNIAAQNLQEMDAWYKTKFQDLNQVTSRHVETKRSVRQEITGFKKDIQNKQRELDALNTRNEALMLQIQEAQEKYKKEEEELKARIEALKEDLKSIKGKIALLLREYQDLLNVKMALEIEITTYRKLIEGEDSRLSTMVGGLSLMSGTMMRMSTGMVSSTSGSVFSSAGAAATHSQEVSGSVSATASEKLVSSSSSSESKIVDHNHHESMEEFTQEQAVETTERKTVLIS